In a genomic window of Mycosarcoma maydis chromosome 5, whole genome shotgun sequence:
- a CDS encoding membrane insertase OXA1 (related to OXA1 - cytochrome oxidase biogenesis protein, mitochondrial), with the protein MVAVAAASLAQRTRLRSTPMLVSAARLPVTAASTSRASRGLASAAASTPAQRPSSLSTTLAYNRATFTRVGVAFRAQSNLLAGKPFSSAIARRNLSFWSSSKPASTTSGDQSSSLSSEIETKKEQVIDAVNDLSQSSKASIHDVESSLSEGLHSTQQAASDAVSTLQSKASQVSSTLTEQLSNVDATAASTVTEAFSGAMGVIPGELTELGLNHWVTPPGWITNLLEFVGTTTGLPWWGTITITTVALRLLIAPISIAGQKNAIRLGNIQPEMKRNMDDIKHYKAAGDQMQMQKAVMATQKLLRDNNANPIKSLVPILFQFPLMFSYFLALERIAKSGSESFAHGGPFWTTDLTVPDPTWILPAISTLATFAVAEVGFKVGTNSQSDPAQSQMMKYIFRGFMPILAWFSTTFPSGVLVYWATTNLYSLAQLAILQVPLVRKWAKFPKRITHPKNPYQQEANTFMDKLRAAKDRMSDSSATHKPVKPVAATSTASTTPTQTSSRSDALNEILNDKSTYEASATTTNADAQSTAAQRNRERVLKARQRRARQ; encoded by the coding sequence ATggtcgctgtcgctgctgcttcgctGGCTCAGCGAACACGCCTACGCAGCACACCAATGCTCGTttctgcagctcgtcttccCGTCACTGCCGCTTCTACCTCGCGAGCCTCGCGCGGCTTGGcaagtgctgctgcatcgacgccggCGCAAAGaccgtcgagcttgagcaccaCGCTGGCTTACAATCGTGCCACTTTTACCCGGGTAGGCGTCGCATTCCGCGCTCAGTCAAATCTGCTGGCTGGCAAGCCGTTTTCGTCAGCTATCGCGCGTCGAAATCTCTCGTTCTGGAGTTCGTCCAAACCAGCGAGCACCACATCGGGTGACCAGTCATCATCGCTCTCTTCGGAAATCGAGACAAAAAAGGAGCAGGTCATCGATGCTGTCAACGATCTGAGCCAGTCGTCCAAGGCCTCGATCCACGACGTTGAATCCTCCCTGTCCGAAGGCTTGCATTCCACACAGCAAGCAGCTTCCGATGCCGTCTCGACTCTGCAGTCGAAAGCCTCGCAAGTGTCTTCCACTCTGACCGAACAGTTGAGCAATGTGGATGCTACCGCAGCTTCCACCGTCACCGAAGCCTTCAGTGGAGCTATGGGTGTCATACCAGGCGAGTTGACCGAACTCGGCCTGAACCACTGGGTCACACCACCCGGTTGGATCACCAACCTGCTCGAATTCGtcggcaccaccaccggTCTTCCCTGGTGGggcaccatcaccatcaccacagTAGCACTCCGTCTTTTGATCGCacccatctcgatcgcagGTCAAAAGAACGCCATCAGGCTGGGTAACATCCAACCCGAGATGAAACGCAACATGGACGACATCAAACATTACAAGGCTGCTGGTGaccagatgcagatgcagaaaGCCGTCATGGCCACCCAGAAACTGCTCAGGGATAACAATGCCAACCCGATCAAATCACTCGTTCCGATCCTCTTCCAATTCCCACTCATGTTCAGCTACTTTTTGGCGCTCGAGAGGATCGCAAAGTCCGGTTCCGAGAGTTTCGCCCACGGAGGTCCTTTCTGGACCACCGATCTGACTGTTCCCGATCCCACCTGGATCTTGCCCGCCATCTCGACTCTGGCGACTTTCGCCGTGGCTGAAGTGGGCTTCAAGGTGGGCACCAACAGCCAGTCGGATCCTGCACAGAGTCAGATGATGAAGTACATCTTCCGAGGTTTCATGCCCATCCTTGCGTGGTTCTCGACAACCTTTCCTTCCGGCGTGTTGGTCTACTGGGCCACCACGAACCTCTACTCGTTGGCACAGCTGGCAATTCTCCAAGTGCCCTTGGTAAGGAAATGGGCAAAGTTCCCCAAGAGAATCACTCACCCCAAGAACCCATATCAGCAAGAAGCAAACACTTTCATGGACAAGTTGAGGGCGGCGAAAGATCGGATGTCGGATTCTAGCGCGACGCACAAGCCGGTCAAACCGGTGGCTGCCACCAGCACTGCTAGCACCACGCCAACTCAGACAAGCTCCAGGTCAGACGCGTTGAACGAGATCCTCAATGACAAGTCGACGTACGAGGCTagcgccaccaccaccaatgCTGACGCCCAGTCCACCGCCGCTCAAAGGAACCGGGAGCGTGTCCTCAAGGCTCGTCAGCGTCGCGCTCGCCAATAG
- a CDS encoding uncharacterized protein (related to neutral amino acid permease), translating to MTTSNQATSARQSSDSINTSRADTPVQNAVSRRSDSPSPERKADSSRPVGRSFLFPSGERAKSWQDSYLFELLGERGAQMYETTEKGQNVQVSDIEEVTKAQEEERRAHDNAAIPKTLGWKGAFFNQVAYAIALGILSIPKVAVSLGVVPFVLLTLMFAYICYYTGYQYWKLKMRFPGVHNLQDAGFLMFGPWGARFLGFSQLVFSIFLQGNHVLLGGQAFHILGWHSCAIVLAFVFAVISFIFTLPRSYKLFSIAAFVSFTSIVVVVIFAMIASGVTGPQNAPANAPPIRVVAFGPAPGVEVDFLGGFLYVLNLFVSFGAIPSYLPIISEMRKPTDFRKSLRLLVGVQLVLYLLVGGVIYHNLGQYTTSPSLNSLTTTLSKIAYGLALPTILIAGCESGQVANKHLYVIIFRSRPQHIHNSTTLGWIVWTLINALTWVLGFILALLVPFFGSFLGLEAALFWSMFTGLSAVMWLYLNQGRWLESWRKVVGLVVAVIIIAISLVLCVVGIWSSAVSIRDSYSSGSVGRPFSCVTPS from the coding sequence ATGACCACCTCCAATCAAGCAACATCGGCTCGTCAGAGCAGCGATAGCATCAACACTTCAAGAGCTGACACGCCTGTGCAGAACGCCGTTTCTCGCAGAAGCGATTCACCGTCACCAGAACGGAAAGCCGATTCATCACGGCCAGTTGGCAGATCCTTCCTCTTCCCTTCAGGCGAACGTGCCAAGTCATGGCAGGACAGTTACCTCTTTGAActgctcggcgagcgaggtgcCCAGATGTACGAGACCACCGAAAAGGGCCAGAACGTTCAGGTCAGCGATATCGAAGAGGTCACCAAGGCAcaggaggaggagcgcCGAGCTCATGATAATGCTGCGATCCCCAAGACGCTCGGCTGGAAAGGTGCCTTCTTCAATCAAGTGGCTTACGCTATCGCCTTGGGTATCCTCAGTATTCCCAAGGTGGCCGTTTCGCTTGGTGTTGTGCCGTTCGTGCTGCTCACCTTGATGTTTGCCTACATCTGCTATTACACCGGCTATCAATACTGGAAGCTCAAGATGCGTTTTCCGGGCGTACATAACCTCCAGGACGCTGGCTTTCTCATGTTCGGTCCTTGGGGTGCACGATTCCTCGGCTTCTCCCAGCTGGTCTTCTCCATCTTCTTGCAGGGCAACCACGTGCTGCTAGGTGGACAGGCGTTCCACATCCTTGGCTGGCACTCGTGTGCCATTGTGCTCGCCTTCGTGTTTGCAGTCATCTCGTTCATCTTCACTCTTCCTCGCTCGTACAAGCTCTTTTCAATTGCCGCCTTTGTGTCGTtcacctcgatcgtcgttgtcgtcatcTTTGCCATGATCGCCAGTGGGGTCACGGGGCCGCAGAACGCACCCGCAAATGCTCCTCCAATCAGGGTCGTCGCTTTTGGTCCCGCTCCGGGTGTCGAGGTCGACTTCCTTGGTGGTTTCCTCTACGTGCTCAATCTCTTTGTCAGCTTTGGTGCCATCCCAAGTTACCTGCCGATCATCTCGGAGATGCGCAAGCCCACTGACTTCCGCAAAAGTCTTAGATTGCTGGTAGGCGTGCAGCTGGTGCTGTATTTGCTCGTTGGAGGTGTTATCTATCACAATCTCGGCCAATACACTACGTCGCCAAGCCTTAACAGTCTGACGACCACGCTCAGCAAGATCGCTTACGGCCTTGCACTTCCAACTATCCTCATCGCCGGCTGCGAGAGCGGCCAGGTGGCAAACAAGCACCTCTACGTCATCATCTTCCGCTCTCGACCCCAacacattcacaattccACCACCCTCGGCTGGATCGTTTGGACACTGATCAACGCCCTTACGTGGGTGCTAGGCTTCATCCTTGCTCTGCTGGTCCCCTTTTTCGGATCGTTCCTCGGCTTGGAGGCCGCTCTCTTCTGGTCGATGTTCACAGGACTCAGTGCGGTCATGTGGCTCTACCTCAACCAGGGTCGATGGCTTGAATCTTGGCGCAAGGTGGTTGGTTTGGTGGTCGCAGTCATCATTATTGCCATTTCCCTTGTCTTGTGCGTAGTAGGTATTTGGTCAAGCGCCGTCTCGATCCGCGACTCGTACAGCTCAGGCAGCGTTGGTAGGCCTTTCTCATGTGTAACTCCGTCTTag